A genomic region of Bosea sp. 124 contains the following coding sequences:
- a CDS encoding Lrp/AsnC family transcriptional regulator, with protein sequence MATWQRAERRLPFRRGRAGLPSFVSETIGMGDMARPADARKDQELVSILTANARTSLAEIAKMLGVSRATVQGRLARLEREGVIAGYTTIIGKDHGQEASLAAVIMIELEVKQQGNVVALLRKRPEIIQCYTLSGHFDLFVKIRCTTSTHLDEIIDWIAEMEGVRRTTSSILLARKFER encoded by the coding sequence ATGGCAACCTGGCAAAGAGCGGAGCGGCGCTTGCCTTTTCGAAGAGGCCGCGCTGGTTTACCGTCATTCGTCAGCGAAACGATCGGGATGGGTGACATGGCGCGGCCGGCAGATGCACGCAAGGACCAGGAGCTTGTCAGCATCCTGACCGCCAATGCACGGACATCCCTGGCGGAAATCGCCAAAATGCTCGGCGTCTCGCGGGCGACGGTGCAGGGACGACTGGCCAGACTCGAGCGTGAAGGCGTCATCGCTGGCTATACGACGATTATTGGGAAGGATCACGGGCAGGAGGCGTCGCTGGCTGCCGTCATCATGATCGAGCTCGAAGTCAAGCAGCAGGGCAATGTCGTCGCCTTGCTGCGGAAACGCCCGGAGATCATCCAATGCTATACGCTGAGCGGGCATTTTGATCTGTTCGTGAAGATCCGATGCACGACTTCGACGCATCTCGACGAGATCATCGACTGGATCGCCGAGATGGAGGGTGTCCGGCGCACCACATCCTCGATCCTGCTCGCTCGCAAGTTCGAGCGGTGA
- a CDS encoding DUF2853 family protein translates to MDHLADVKKFAKKPLNEAAFAGMSKSYALVMSKPDTRYVACSDPAELDRVRENFLKKKLGLKTADLDASVKATCEHMKADKTKSRLTFYYLLAEHYGKLDLFVKK, encoded by the coding sequence ATGGATCATCTTGCCGACGTCAAGAAATTCGCCAAGAAGCCGCTCAACGAAGCGGCCTTTGCGGGTATGTCGAAGTCCTATGCTCTTGTCATGAGCAAGCCCGACACCCGCTATGTGGCATGCTCCGATCCGGCCGAGCTGGACCGCGTCCGCGAGAATTTCCTGAAGAAGAAGCTCGGTCTGAAGACCGCCGATCTCGATGCTTCGGTGAAGGCGACCTGCGAGCATATGAAGGCGGACAAGACCAAGTCACGTCTGACCTTCTATTATCTTCTGGCCGAGCATTACGGGAAGCTGGATTTGTTTGTAAAGAAGTGA
- a CDS encoding heme ABC transporter ATP-binding protein: protein MSEPGCNDAIVSARGLSFHADGRALVNDATLDLTPGSTTILIGPNGAGKSTLLKLMTGEAKASRGHVAVDGENLHAIPAWRLACQRAVMAQHARLVFPFSVYEVASLGVDGIGRALPRQRREALVGECLAAAGVLDLAGRRYQTLSGGEQQRVQFARVLCQIEAGRSVAARQALFLDEPIASLDLCHQLALLDMARAIAARGVAVLVVLHDLNLAVTYADHLVVMDQGAIIAQGAPAKTLDDALLRQVFKVDLSLSRAPAPGLPFLLPQQHRISPAA from the coding sequence ATGTCTGAACCCGGCTGCAACGACGCGATCGTCTCGGCTCGGGGGCTGAGCTTCCACGCCGACGGGCGGGCACTGGTGAACGACGCCACGCTCGACCTGACGCCCGGCTCGACGACGATCCTGATCGGCCCGAACGGCGCGGGAAAATCGACGCTGCTGAAGCTCATGACCGGCGAGGCGAAGGCGTCGCGTGGGCATGTCGCCGTCGACGGCGAGAACCTGCATGCGATCCCGGCCTGGCGGCTTGCTTGCCAGCGCGCGGTGATGGCGCAGCATGCGCGGCTGGTATTCCCCTTCAGCGTCTACGAGGTGGCGAGCCTTGGTGTCGACGGCATCGGCCGGGCGCTGCCGCGCCAGCGCCGCGAAGCACTGGTCGGCGAATGCCTGGCGGCGGCGGGCGTGCTCGATCTCGCCGGCCGGCGCTACCAGACGCTTTCCGGTGGGGAGCAGCAACGTGTGCAGTTTGCCCGCGTACTCTGTCAGATCGAGGCCGGACGCAGCGTTGCCGCGCGGCAGGCGCTCTTCCTCGACGAGCCGATCGCCAGCCTCGACCTCTGCCACCAGCTCGCGCTGCTCGACATGGCCCGGGCCATCGCGGCCCGCGGCGTCGCGGTGCTGGTCGTGTTGCATGATCTCAATCTCGCGGTGACCTATGCCGACCATCTCGTGGTGATGGATCAGGGCGCGATCATCGCTCAGGGCGCCCCGGCGAAGACGCTGGACGACGCGTTGCTGCGCCAGGTCTTCAAGGTCGATCTCTCGCTCAGCCGGGCGCCGGCGCCGGGCCTGCCCTTCCTGCTGCCGCAGCAGCATCGGATCAGCCCGGCGGCCTGA
- a CDS encoding sulfur transferase domain-containing protein encodes MLNRLRPDEDRYARRMARIARWDRPIESRGQRLRAWANMLLVDHGIFRLAYLNAHKVTPRLWRAAQPAPGQIAWFAGQGVKTIVNLRGGREHGSWPLQREACERHGIELVDFVLRSRGAPERETILAARDFFATLKEPALVHCKSGADRAGFFAALYLLIHENRPLDEAARQLSLRYGHFRFAKTGILDAFFDAYRVEGEAKGIAFLDWARDIYDPVRLEKSFRPGFFSSLLADGLIRRE; translated from the coding sequence GTGCTGAACCGCCTGCGCCCCGACGAGGATCGCTATGCCCGGCGCATGGCCCGCATCGCGCGCTGGGACCGGCCGATCGAGAGCCGTGGCCAGCGCCTGCGCGCCTGGGCCAACATGCTGCTGGTCGACCACGGCATCTTCCGGCTTGCCTATCTGAACGCGCACAAGGTGACGCCGCGGCTCTGGCGGGCGGCGCAGCCGGCGCCGGGCCAGATCGCCTGGTTCGCCGGCCAGGGCGTGAAGACCATCGTCAATCTGCGCGGCGGGCGGGAGCACGGCTCCTGGCCGTTGCAGCGCGAGGCCTGCGAGCGGCATGGCATCGAACTGGTCGATTTCGTGCTGCGCTCGCGCGGGGCGCCCGAGCGCGAGACCATCCTCGCCGCCAGGGACTTCTTCGCGACGCTGAAGGAGCCGGCTCTGGTCCATTGCAAGTCGGGCGCCGACAGGGCCGGCTTCTTTGCGGCGCTCTATCTGCTGATCCATGAGAACCGCCCGCTGGACGAGGCGGCGCGGCAATTGTCGCTGCGCTATGGTCATTTCCGCTTCGCCAAGACCGGCATTCTCGACGCGTTCTTCGATGCCTACCGAGTCGAGGGCGAGGCCAAGGGCATCGCCTTTCTCGACTGGGCTCGGGACATCTACGATCCGGTGCGGCTTGAGAAAAGCTTCAGGCCGGGCTTCTTCTCGTCGCTGCTGGCCGACGGCCTGATCCGCCGCGAGTAG
- a CDS encoding ABC transporter substrate-binding protein: MVARSAHPADWHRQPDRRELSAAIGLTLLAVGSLLLPAGFASPALGQMPDRIVSVGGVITEVIYALGLQDRVVGVDSTSQFPADALRDKANVGYVRALSAEGVLSLKPSLVMVIDGAGPPGAVSLLNESGVRIARIPDDTSAAGVAAKIEAIGGVLGAAEPAGRLAAQTRARFEELATLKQAIAQKRRVLFVLSLQNGRVLVGGRNSSADAIIAHAGGINVADGIEGYKTMTDEAIMAGAPDMILMMRNSSSHNTTPDELFAMPAFAETPAAKQKRLTTMDGLYLLGFGPRTPLAARDLMAAIYPEAAIPPLKTANAP; encoded by the coding sequence ATGGTCGCCCGTAGTGCCCACCCGGCAGACTGGCATCGGCAGCCCGACAGGCGCGAACTTTCCGCTGCGATCGGCCTGACTCTGCTCGCGGTCGGCAGCCTGCTTCTGCCGGCCGGATTCGCCAGCCCCGCGCTGGGCCAGATGCCGGACCGCATCGTCTCGGTTGGCGGCGTGATCACCGAGGTGATCTATGCGCTCGGTCTGCAGGATCGCGTCGTCGGCGTGGACTCGACCAGCCAGTTTCCGGCCGACGCGCTGCGCGACAAGGCCAATGTCGGCTATGTCCGGGCCTTGTCGGCGGAAGGCGTGCTGTCGCTGAAGCCGTCGCTCGTGATGGTCATCGACGGGGCGGGACCGCCCGGCGCGGTCTCGCTGCTGAACGAATCGGGCGTGCGGATCGCTCGCATCCCGGACGATACCAGTGCCGCGGGCGTTGCGGCCAAGATCGAGGCGATCGGCGGGGTGCTCGGTGCGGCCGAGCCGGCCGGCCGTCTGGCGGCACAGACGCGGGCGCGCTTCGAGGAGCTCGCGACGCTGAAGCAGGCCATTGCGCAGAAGCGGCGGGTGCTGTTCGTGCTGTCGCTGCAGAACGGCCGTGTCCTGGTCGGAGGGCGCAACAGCTCGGCCGATGCGATCATCGCGCATGCCGGGGGCATCAATGTCGCCGACGGCATCGAGGGCTACAAGACCATGACGGACGAGGCGATCATGGCCGGCGCGCCTGACATGATCCTGATGATGCGCAACAGCAGCAGCCACAACACCACGCCCGACGAACTCTTCGCCATGCCCGCCTTCGCCGAGACGCCGGCCGCGAAGCAGAAGCGGCTCACCACCATGGACGGGCTCTATCTGCTCGGCTTCGGCCCGCGCACGCCGCTTGCCGCGCGCGACCTGATGGCGGCGATCTACCCTGAAGCGGCGATCCCGCCGTTGAAGACCGCGAACGCGCCGTGA
- a CDS encoding thiamine pyrophosphate-binding protein → MNGASALVNMLSDYGVEVIFGVPGDTNVALYEALRKAENGPRHVMCRDERSAVFMADCYARLSGKPGVAEVPSGAGALYGLPGVAEANKSSVPLILLVNDIPQPGIGRGTLTELAVDDLFRPIAKRTETLRHIAKLPELVRRGFREATAGRPGAVVLTLPEDILYQTLPESGVSLHVEAQCRRAPSSRTRPPETALAQALDGILAAGRPLIVAGGGANRSGAAAVLTAFAERLQIPVVTTITGQGVIRDDHKLGIGIIGDNGFHPHAIWALGRADLVIYVGCRMGSVATMNWQWPVPSGGTRIVQIDLDPETIGNTYQIDEPLVGDAQAVIEALLAGVPADFAPASEEWIGEINERRAEFWDAMTPCLQDDTVPLRPERVIEALNRHLPTPCHVVSDAGTATPYATRFLRLRDPESKLVIPRFFGGLGYAIPAVVGAYFAAPHLRPVALFGDGSLGMSAGELETLARLQIPAVLIHFNNACFGWIKALQRVTERVHASEAGARHDASTNDPSFAVDFGAYDMSKLAAVYGIRSHRVETPAQLETALADAFSLNEPIFLDIAVESIADRLPPVFSWLKKAGVDPEAVGVQAAI, encoded by the coding sequence ATGAACGGCGCGTCTGCCCTTGTGAACATGCTCTCTGATTATGGCGTCGAGGTCATTTTCGGGGTGCCGGGTGACACCAACGTCGCGTTGTACGAGGCGCTGAGGAAAGCGGAGAACGGCCCGCGTCATGTCATGTGCCGCGACGAACGCTCGGCGGTGTTCATGGCCGATTGCTATGCCAGGCTGTCGGGCAAGCCTGGCGTCGCGGAGGTTCCGAGCGGAGCGGGCGCGCTGTACGGCCTGCCGGGCGTCGCCGAGGCCAACAAGTCGTCCGTCCCGCTGATCCTGCTCGTCAACGACATCCCGCAGCCCGGCATCGGGCGCGGCACGCTGACGGAGCTGGCGGTCGACGACCTGTTTCGGCCGATCGCGAAGCGCACTGAGACATTGCGCCATATCGCCAAATTGCCGGAGCTGGTGCGGCGCGGCTTCCGCGAGGCGACGGCGGGACGCCCCGGCGCGGTCGTGCTGACGCTGCCGGAAGACATTCTCTACCAGACGCTGCCCGAGAGCGGGGTCTCGCTGCATGTCGAGGCGCAGTGCCGGCGCGCGCCATCCTCCCGGACCCGCCCGCCCGAGACCGCGCTGGCGCAGGCTCTCGACGGGATTCTGGCGGCCGGTCGTCCGCTCATCGTCGCTGGTGGCGGCGCCAACCGCTCGGGAGCGGCGGCCGTGCTGACGGCTTTCGCCGAGCGCCTGCAGATCCCGGTGGTGACGACCATCACCGGACAGGGCGTGATCCGCGACGACCACAAGCTCGGCATCGGCATCATTGGGGACAACGGCTTCCACCCGCATGCGATCTGGGCGCTGGGGCGGGCCGATCTGGTGATCTATGTCGGCTGCCGCATGGGCTCGGTGGCGACGATGAACTGGCAGTGGCCGGTTCCGAGCGGCGGCACCCGGATCGTCCAGATCGATCTCGACCCCGAGACGATCGGCAACACCTACCAAATAGACGAGCCGCTGGTCGGCGACGCGCAAGCGGTGATCGAGGCGCTGCTCGCTGGCGTGCCGGCGGATTTCGCCCCGGCCTCGGAGGAGTGGATCGGCGAGATCAACGAGCGCCGGGCCGAATTCTGGGATGCGATGACGCCCTGCCTGCAGGACGACACCGTGCCGCTGCGGCCGGAGCGGGTGATCGAGGCGCTGAACCGGCATCTGCCTACGCCCTGTCATGTCGTCTCCGATGCCGGTACGGCGACGCCCTATGCGACGCGCTTCCTGCGGCTGCGCGACCCCGAGTCGAAGCTCGTGATTCCGCGTTTCTTCGGCGGGCTGGGCTATGCCATTCCCGCCGTCGTCGGGGCATATTTCGCGGCGCCGCATCTGCGCCCGGTCGCATTGTTCGGCGACGGCTCGCTGGGCATGTCGGCGGGTGAACTGGAGACGCTGGCGCGGCTGCAGATTCCGGCCGTGCTGATCCATTTCAACAATGCCTGCTTCGGCTGGATCAAGGCGCTGCAGCGGGTCACCGAGCGGGTTCATGCCAGCGAGGCCGGCGCGCGCCATGATGCCAGCACGAACGACCCGAGCTTCGCTGTCGATTTCGGCGCCTATGACATGAGCAAGCTCGCGGCGGTCTACGGCATCCGGAGTCATCGCGTCGAGACGCCGGCGCAGCTCGAGACGGCACTGGCCGACGCGTTCTCGCTGAACGAGCCGATCTTCCTCGACATCGCGGTCGAGTCCATCGCCGACAGGCTGCCCCCGGTGTTCTCCTGGCTGAAAAAGGCCGGGGTCGATCCCGAGGCGGTCGGTGTCCAGGCGGCCATCTAG
- the hutX gene encoding heme utilization cystosolic carrier protein HutX: MSILEADLPAAPAQDAIQRVRDLLAAKPDGLIEAIAREAGVSTRTALEQLPAEQRLFVAAERFEAVWQDLATWGEVLFLMHTPDVVLECVGTLPVGSFGHGYYNIHGDSPIGGHIKAENCKAVYIVDRASGQGRRACSVQFFNGTGDVMFKVFVRRDASRALLPDQLEHFEALKTKFV, encoded by the coding sequence ATGTCCATCCTTGAAGCAGACCTGCCGGCCGCGCCGGCACAGGACGCGATCCAGCGCGTCCGGGACTTGCTCGCAGCCAAGCCCGACGGCCTGATCGAGGCCATCGCCCGCGAGGCCGGCGTCTCGACCCGGACCGCACTCGAACAGCTTCCCGCCGAGCAGCGGCTCTTCGTCGCGGCCGAGCGCTTCGAGGCCGTGTGGCAGGACCTCGCGACCTGGGGCGAGGTCCTGTTCCTGATGCACACGCCCGATGTCGTTCTGGAATGCGTCGGCACGCTGCCGGTCGGCTCCTTCGGCCATGGCTACTACAATATCCATGGCGACAGCCCCATCGGGGGCCATATCAAGGCCGAGAACTGCAAGGCGGTTTACATCGTCGATCGCGCTTCGGGCCAGGGGCGCCGCGCCTGCTCGGTGCAGTTCTTCAATGGGACCGGCGATGTGATGTTCAAGGTCTTCGTGCGACGAGACGCCAGTCGCGCGCTGCTGCCGGATCAGCTAGAGCACTTCGAGGCCCTCAAGACGAAATTTGTCTGA
- the ppa gene encoding inorganic diphosphatase, which produces MRLDAISIGKNPPEEVNVVIEVAIGGEPIKYEMDKEAGTLFVDRFLYTPMRYPGNYGFIPHTLSEDGDPCDVLVANTRPLIPGSYIAVRPIGVMMMEDEGGGDEKIIAVPVPKLTKRYENVHNYTDLPKITLDQIQHFFEHYKDLEPGKWVKLAGWGDAAKAKQLIVEAMDRAKAAKKG; this is translated from the coding sequence ATGCGCCTCGACGCCATCTCCATCGGCAAGAATCCCCCCGAAGAAGTCAATGTCGTCATCGAGGTGGCGATTGGTGGCGAGCCGATCAAATATGAGATGGACAAGGAAGCCGGTACGCTCTTCGTCGATCGCTTTCTCTACACGCCGATGCGTTATCCGGGGAACTACGGCTTCATTCCGCACACCCTGTCGGAGGATGGCGACCCTTGCGACGTGCTGGTCGCCAATACGCGCCCGCTGATTCCGGGCTCCTATATCGCGGTCCGGCCGATCGGCGTGATGATGATGGAGGACGAGGGCGGCGGCGACGAGAAGATCATCGCGGTGCCGGTCCCCAAGCTGACCAAGCGCTACGAGAACGTCCACAACTACACCGACCTGCCGAAGATCACGCTCGACCAGATCCAGCACTTCTTCGAGCACTACAAGGATCTCGAGCCCGGCAAATGGGTCAAACTGGCCGGCTGGGGCGATGCGGCCAAGGCCAAGCAGCTGATCGTCGAGGCGATGGACCGCGCCAAGGCCGCGAAGAAGGGCTGA
- a CDS encoding NAD(P)-dependent oxidoreductase, producing MKPTILMAPKMPAALVARLRHDYELLGPMERSPDAALPPGTGEARVLLTVGGWRTDAALMDALPKLGLVACYGTGVEGVDQAHARARGILLSNAADANADAVAEFAIGLTIASVRQIGKGDRYIRAGRWGGNAIERLPFVPGLAGRRLGIYGLGAIGARIATMATAFGMEIGYHNRSKRPELPYLYQDSLLNLAAWADVLMVAVRASVETRHAVNAQVLQALGPGGHLINISRGIAVDEDALCDALAAGTIAGAGLDVFENEPNVPDRLKALDNAILTPHIAATTESAQAAQQALLLRNLEAFFAGKPLPSGVPL from the coding sequence ATGAAGCCGACCATCCTGATGGCCCCCAAGATGCCTGCCGCGCTCGTCGCACGACTGCGCCATGACTATGAACTGCTGGGGCCCATGGAACGCTCGCCGGATGCTGCGTTGCCTCCGGGAACCGGCGAAGCCCGCGTGCTGCTGACCGTCGGCGGCTGGCGCACCGACGCCGCGCTGATGGACGCGCTGCCGAAGCTCGGCCTCGTCGCCTGCTATGGCACCGGCGTCGAAGGCGTCGACCAGGCCCATGCCAGGGCGCGCGGCATCCTGCTCAGCAATGCCGCCGACGCCAATGCCGACGCCGTCGCCGAATTCGCCATCGGCCTGACGATCGCGAGCGTTCGCCAGATCGGGAAAGGCGATCGCTACATTCGGGCCGGCCGCTGGGGCGGGAATGCGATCGAGCGCCTGCCCTTCGTTCCGGGCCTCGCCGGCCGCCGGCTCGGCATTTACGGGCTCGGCGCCATCGGTGCCCGGATCGCAACGATGGCGACCGCCTTCGGCATGGAGATCGGCTATCACAACCGCTCGAAGCGTCCGGAACTGCCCTATCTCTACCAGGACAGCCTGCTCAACCTCGCCGCATGGGCGGATGTGCTGATGGTCGCGGTCCGTGCCAGCGTCGAAACCCGCCATGCCGTGAATGCGCAGGTGCTGCAGGCGCTGGGGCCGGGCGGCCATCTCATCAACATCTCACGCGGCATCGCCGTCGACGAGGACGCATTGTGCGACGCGCTTGCAGCCGGGACTATCGCGGGCGCCGGCCTTGATGTCTTCGAGAACGAACCGAATGTTCCCGACCGCCTCAAGGCACTCGACAACGCGATCCTGACACCTCACATCGCCGCCACGACCGAAAGCGCCCAGGCTGCTCAGCAGGCGCTGTTGCTGCGCAATCTCGAGGCCTTCTTCGCCGGCAAGCCCCTGCCCTCCGGCGTGCCGCTTTAG
- a CDS encoding saccharopine dehydrogenase C-terminal domain-containing protein yields MKTERKRIAVLGAGQIGAIIAGMLAEQGHDVTLADASPAQLAQAIGGRFATETVDAADLDRLRAFLADRDIVVSACPYFLNKGIARVAVETGTHYFDLTEDVATTAYIKEIGAGAGVALVPQCGLAPGFICILGADMAARFDSVKTIKMRVGALPLYPTNALRYNVTWSVDGLINEYCNPCEIVFDGQPILVPALEGLESVMIDGVAYEAFNTSGGLGTLTETLAGKVRDMSYKTLRYPGHAEIMKLLLRGLELADDKETMRRILSHSAPFTRKDVVIVFVTGIGEKAGRLEEDSVVLRYDGTPAMSAIQLTTAAGCVAMVELFLAGKLPQSGFVRQEDASLNDFLATRAGSRLALESRGADQAKTVYLQDRRNAA; encoded by the coding sequence ATGAAGACCGAACGCAAGCGGATCGCGGTGCTGGGTGCCGGGCAGATCGGTGCGATCATCGCCGGCATGCTCGCGGAGCAGGGGCACGACGTCACGCTGGCGGATGCGTCGCCGGCGCAGCTCGCCCAGGCAATCGGGGGGCGTTTTGCGACCGAGACCGTGGACGCCGCCGATCTCGACCGGCTGCGTGCCTTCCTCGCCGACCGCGACATCGTCGTCAGCGCTTGCCCTTACTTCCTCAACAAGGGCATCGCCCGCGTCGCCGTCGAGACGGGCACGCACTATTTCGATCTGACGGAGGATGTGGCGACGACCGCCTATATCAAGGAGATCGGCGCGGGAGCGGGCGTCGCGCTGGTGCCGCAATGCGGGCTGGCGCCGGGCTTCATCTGCATCCTCGGCGCCGACATGGCCGCGCGCTTCGACAGCGTGAAGACGATCAAGATGCGGGTGGGGGCGCTGCCGCTCTACCCGACCAATGCGCTGCGCTACAATGTCACTTGGTCGGTCGACGGGCTGATCAACGAATACTGCAACCCCTGCGAGATCGTGTTCGACGGCCAGCCGATCCTGGTGCCGGCGCTGGAGGGGCTCGAGAGCGTCATGATCGACGGCGTCGCCTATGAGGCCTTCAACACCTCGGGCGGACTCGGCACCCTGACCGAGACGCTGGCCGGCAAGGTCCGCGACATGAGCTACAAGACGCTGCGCTATCCCGGCCATGCCGAGATCATGAAGCTCTTGCTGCGCGGCCTCGAACTTGCCGACGACAAGGAGACGATGCGGCGCATCCTCAGCCATTCTGCGCCCTTCACCCGCAAGGACGTGGTCATCGTCTTCGTCACCGGCATCGGCGAGAAGGCCGGGCGCCTGGAGGAGGACAGCGTCGTGCTGCGCTATGACGGCACCCCGGCGATGAGCGCGATCCAGCTCACCACTGCTGCCGGCTGCGTCGCGATGGTCGAGCTCTTCCTTGCCGGCAAACTGCCCCAGAGCGGCTTTGTGCGGCAGGAAGATGCTTCGCTGAACGACTTTCTCGCCACCCGGGCGGGCTCCCGCCTGGCGCTGGAATCGCGCGGTGCCGACCAGGCGAAGACGGTTTATCTTCAGGACAGACGAAATGCCGCTTGA
- a CDS encoding L,D-transpeptidase, producing the protein MTRRHASIDILLAAALALPLSALAAGQAAAREVVQLRDARYHPGTIVIRTGERRLYLVTSGGEAIRYTIAVGKAGKQWRGVKYVEEMQVDPAWSPPASVKRDNPRLPDVIPGGSPRNPMGARVIGLGPGGEYAIHGTNMPGTIGTAASYGCFRMHNQDVADLYARVRMGTPVVVLP; encoded by the coding sequence ATGACCAGACGCCACGCTTCGATCGACATCCTGCTCGCGGCGGCCCTCGCGCTGCCGCTCTCGGCTCTGGCCGCCGGTCAGGCGGCGGCCCGCGAGGTCGTTCAGCTACGCGATGCACGTTATCATCCCGGCACCATCGTGATCCGCACGGGCGAGCGCCGGCTCTATCTCGTCACCAGCGGCGGCGAAGCGATCCGCTACACCATCGCGGTCGGGAAGGCCGGCAAGCAGTGGCGCGGCGTCAAATATGTCGAGGAGATGCAGGTCGATCCGGCCTGGAGCCCGCCAGCTTCGGTGAAGCGCGACAATCCAAGGCTGCCGGACGTCATCCCTGGCGGCTCGCCGCGGAACCCGATGGGCGCGCGCGTGATCGGGCTCGGGCCCGGTGGCGAATACGCCATCCACGGCACCAACATGCCCGGAACGATCGGGACCGCGGCTTCCTATGGCTGCTTCCGCATGCACAATCAGGATGTCGCGGATCTCTATGCCCGCGTTCGCATGGGCACGCCGGTGGTGGTCCTTCCCTGA
- a CDS encoding class I SAM-dependent methyltransferase, producing the protein MDSDQKRLAALRRLLTQAHEKLGLKLGFQLWDGSLVPAGWPDDGLAIAIRDSGAVAALIRKPKLDTLLNLHISDRIALLNGSIFDLATARPEGKVGRLARTIPKSAVFEVLRRFIFAPGTAHSAVEHRKGDQIARDGAPATNKANVAYHYDVSNAFYRLFLDEEMVYTCAYFTEDHGDIGRAQRDKLDMICRKLRLKPGDRFLDIGCGWGALVCHAAQHFGVEAHGVTLAEEQLKLAQEKVDRLGLGDRVTLHLQDYTQMEGQFDKISSIGMFEQVGIRNHPDYFRAVNRLLRPRGLYLHHTISRRAKKTDKAFNRMPAEYRALVRYIFPGGELDHLGMSITNLERHGFEVHDVEGWREHYQRTTRLWWERLNARRAEAEAEIGPERTRMWLLYLAGCSLAFERGGALVNQTLVSKRRKGASGLPLTRADLYR; encoded by the coding sequence ATGGACAGCGACCAGAAACGCCTCGCCGCGCTGCGGCGGCTCCTCACGCAGGCGCATGAGAAGCTGGGATTGAAGCTCGGCTTCCAGCTCTGGGACGGCAGCCTTGTCCCGGCCGGCTGGCCGGATGACGGGCTGGCCATCGCCATCCGCGATTCCGGCGCGGTCGCGGCGCTCATCCGCAAGCCGAAGCTCGATACGCTGCTGAACCTGCATATCAGCGACCGCATCGCCCTGCTCAACGGGTCGATCTTCGATCTCGCGACGGCACGGCCCGAGGGCAAGGTCGGACGGCTCGCCCGCACCATTCCCAAGAGCGCTGTCTTCGAGGTGCTGCGCCGTTTCATCTTCGCGCCGGGCACCGCCCACAGCGCCGTCGAGCATCGCAAGGGCGACCAGATCGCCCGCGACGGAGCGCCCGCGACCAACAAGGCCAATGTCGCCTATCACTACGACGTCTCGAACGCCTTCTACCGGCTCTTCCTCGACGAGGAGATGGTCTACACCTGTGCCTATTTCACCGAGGACCACGGCGATATCGGCCGCGCCCAGCGTGACAAGCTCGACATGATCTGTCGCAAGCTGCGCCTCAAGCCCGGCGACCGCTTCCTCGACATCGGCTGCGGCTGGGGGGCGCTGGTCTGCCACGCCGCCCAGCATTTTGGCGTCGAGGCGCATGGCGTGACGCTGGCAGAAGAACAGCTCAAGCTCGCGCAGGAAAAGGTCGACCGCCTCGGCCTCGGCGACCGGGTGACCCTGCATCTGCAAGACTACACCCAGATGGAAGGTCAGTTCGACAAGATCTCGTCGATCGGCATGTTCGAGCAGGTCGGCATCCGCAACCACCCGGATTATTTCCGCGCCGTGAACCGGCTTCTGCGGCCGCGTGGCCTCTATCTGCACCACACCATCTCGCGCCGCGCCAAGAAGACCGACAAGGCCTTCAACCGGATGCCGGCCGAGTACCGCGCGCTGGTGCGCTACATCTTCCCCGGCGGCGAACTCGACCATCTTGGCATGTCGATCACCAATCTCGAGCGCCACGGCTTCGAGGTCCACGACGTCGAGGGCTGGCGCGAGCACTACCAGCGCACGACGCGGCTATGGTGGGAGCGGCTCAACGCGCGCCGGGCCGAGGCAGAGGCCGAGATCGGTCCCGAGCGCACGCGGATGTGGTTGCTCTATCTCGCCGGGTGCTCGCTCGCCTTCGAGCGTGGCGGCGCACTGGTCAATCAGACCCTGGTCTCGAAGCGCCGCAAGGGCGCCTCCGGCCTGCCGCTGACGCGGGCGGATCTGTATCGCTAG
- a CDS encoding antibiotic biosynthesis monooxygenase: MFIAMNRFKVAKGEEAAFETVWSSRKTRLDEMPGFLAFHLLKGPEKEDHTLYSSHTTWASKDDFTAWTTSEQFRDSHRNAGQKREKPLFLGHPEFEGFETVLSEINPRRPLQAAE; the protein is encoded by the coding sequence ATGTTCATCGCCATGAACCGCTTCAAGGTCGCGAAGGGTGAGGAGGCCGCGTTCGAGACCGTCTGGTCGTCGCGCAAGACCCGCCTCGACGAAATGCCGGGCTTCCTCGCCTTTCACCTGCTCAAGGGGCCGGAGAAGGAGGATCACACGCTCTACTCCTCCCACACCACCTGGGCCTCGAAGGATGACTTCACCGCCTGGACGACGTCGGAACAGTTCCGGGATTCGCACCGCAATGCCGGACAGAAGCGCGAGAAGCCGCTCTTCCTTGGCCATCCCGAATTCGAGGGCTTCGAGACGGTCCTGAGCGAGATCAATCCGCGCCGCCCGCTCCAGGCGGCCGAGTAA